The genomic region AAACATAGAATATAAATTAGATCTGAGCAAAAAAATGATAAATTATGCCAGTGACAATTTAATTTTTAACAAAATGTCTATTTTTTATGAGTTGAACCTCTAAATATATATAGTTgtaaatattaattgattaaatatatACAAATTGGACctgaaagttaaaaaaaaaaaaaaaacttatgttGGGTTAACCAAAATATACTAGGTGGAAATAGTGGTTCATAAGTTTTGCTATGTAAATTTAACCTATTTGACAAACATCACATTAAAAGGAAAATGtactcaatagattcaacctcagttatATTAAGAAGAATATTGAATGCAAATTAAATTTTATTcccttttgattgagttgaaaatgcaaTTAGAAGAATGTAATTTGAATTCTAGCTCTAGGGAAAATGATTCAAAATTGACATAAAACATTTGACATAAACAAAAAGCTATATATGCAGTATGTAAACACAAAGCTAACCCTAAGACGGAACAAAGAGACAACTATGTTAGGAAATTTGGCTCAAACATATAGGACTAAGATGCTATAGGCATCCTGGTCATCTAGCTATCAGATGTAGATAAATAGGAAACTTTCAAAATCAAAATGTCCCTCACAATTTGTTCCCAAAATTTCATTGGAAATTTGTGAGATATAAATTCCCTTGATGACCCTGTCCTCCTCTTTTTGCTCTTGAAAAAGATGGATCTAATTATTTTCATATTCTTTATTAGAATATTCATTTGTAGCACCTAAATTTGTCACCTACATAGACAAAGAAGGAAAATAATGTTGTTGATAgggggtcaaaccccaattttgaaatTAACCCTTGAATTAGAATAAAAATTTAACTTATGATGGAATCGACTACATTCAAAAACTTCTTTGTGAGGACAATACTAGATTTGAATTGAAATGGTTGAATTGGATCtttataccttgatgaatctttctttgaaatcttcatgcaaaagcTAATAATATCATATAGAATGTCTTGATAATGGATGCTATCATGAAGTCTTGAAATATTAAGTTGACCTCTCTTGCACTACCTTGATGATgcttgattgatttctcaattgaacTTTCTTAGTAGTAGTTGAATTTCTGAATTGAGAGGTCTAAGAAAATGAAAGTATTAGGCTTTATTTTATATCTAACCACACTAAATATGTTTGAAATTTTAAAGTAGGTTATCATAGAGTATTTTTTCCTACTTCTACAATATGACCATTGTAGCATCCAAATTTGGGCTCCTTTCGAAAGAACCATGGTGCCCAAGGCGTCTTGGTCCTACCAATTAGAATTAAAATTTGGACAGTGTCCCACAAAGATGGTGAGAATGCTGATTTTGggttggtgtgagtagaatcaaagaaaatttaagatacaatttacaatgctacaccataataatcaatcaatatttagaatgtgtgtgtgtgtttatacctTTGAACCCATTCGAAAAAAGCTATTTTTTATGAAAATCATTGTagaggtgaaaaattagggtttccatcatagaaggaagaaaccactaattttatgATTTAAAgacaattacattcaaaagagggttcaaatccaatagatctagtcacaaagcAACAAGGATTAGAACTGTGAATCTTGATTGGATTGGTTGTTTTGATGGATAAAGCTCTTTTGTAAGTTAAGTTGCTTATATTAGGGTAAAAGTGCTGAAACTAATGGTAAAAATGTAGAATCAATAAGCTACAATCATGAGATTGAGCAACAAACCTTTATTTGAGCAATGTATGTAGATTCGAACTTGTTCCcagaaagagctcctaaaatgttggGATTGTTTTGCCCACACCCTAGTCCTCCTAACTTTAAACAATGCTTATTCTGAACATTGGAGCTCTGTACTTGTTTCCTCAACATAGAATGATGGGGGAATAGGTTTTGAATAGGTGTTTTCTTAAGTCAAACctctgttttggaattaaccatgaaatataaatgaaaggTAATTAGATTACAGTAAtggaaatattctccttttgagggagatgttgaataatgaatgaaaatgaaaatgatatacctccttacaattttttgttttcctccacatgaaattaggattttatgaagtcttcaacaacatgaaacatgagtcaactccaatgcttgaatctttacCTTATTGCTACTCGTATGCTTGAAGGAAGAccaattgctttctcacttgacttgaatgcttgatttcttgaattgGTTGACCAATATAATTGGTTAATGTGTGTGAtgatcaaatgggaggggaaagcaTAGTTTTATACTTGCCAGtcgaaaaaaatattaattttttgacatgggccTACATGGGGTTGGGTTTCCCTCTCAAATTTTTAAACAACCAAGGAGATGAAAGAAAGGCCCTATTTGGGAGGACCAAGCGGTGGCGCCCTAGGTCTATTGgggactagggcaccacaccctagtcctacccaatTTAGGGGCCAAGAGAAAGGGTTTGGATGATGCACAAGGTCAATATGAAGTCAGATCTACATAGTATGAGCAGAATCAAGTCCTCATTAGGCAATACGAATAATATAGGgtttaatagtaataaaaataataGTCAATTTTACTTCAATAGAGTTATAACTCACATATTACATATCCTACACAATACAATCAACTACAACTACAAAGAAACAATTTATAGAAGATTCAATATAAAACCTACCAAATGAAAACTCAAAACTATGAAAAGAATAACTCATAAATATGTTACTCAAATTTGCTCAAAAATTCTAACACCCAAAATCATGGAGAAACTAAtctataaaaattaatagatttataAACTATTCATAATTAATCATATCTCATTGTTTAATAAAAAAACTCCTTTTAGGCTCAATAATCTTATCAATAGATGCTCATGACATGTCTCATAATCCATTATAATATTTTAGTGTAACTTCCCTTGACGTTACCATCAATCATAAAATTTGTCATAGGAGGATTCTAGACACACAAGGCATCTCAAATctcttaaaaatattatttaattacattgTACAATTACCAAGCATCAATTTTAAGTGGGATCTATCATTTTCTATATGAAaccatttaaaatataaaataaataattagattaTAGTACTAAGACCTTACACAAATTGAAATACCTTCACTCGAAACAATTTAACCTATCAAATAATTTTTCTATTGATAATTATCTATTTAAATTAATTCTTCAAATATTAAGACATAAACTATATGAAAGAATGTACTATTATAATTAGATTTGTACATTACTATGTTCTTTGGTAAATTATAGTCTTCccaaaattcaaataaattttaatataaatatacctAAAAGCAAGCATACCATCATCAAATTTCTTTGGTAAGTTATAATCTTCcagaaattaaataatttttaatataaatatacttGAAAGCAAGCATACCATCATCAAATTTAatcacatgattttttttttaaaagcatttAAAGGAAAAATGTAGAGGAAAAAcattcattttaaaattaatttcattttttaattttttttcatttttagctAATTTTTTGGAAGccaatttttatatatattttttcacaGATTTGTTGTGCACATGATCTTTATCTTAAGAGTCAATAAGATtactttctctatttttattttgtttttaaaattttatattcattttacataatttattaaaaatatagacATGcaaatttattcaaattaaaaatataaatagacTAATTAATTTAACTGACATAAATTAAAATCCCTAATTATTatctttttttatttcaaataaatttgaaattgaaaaaaaacataattttttcttaCAAATTATATCTAATGTATTTATGACACAcaaaggtttatatatatatatatatacttttatcaAGGCATTCCTAAAGGTTGTGGCCTTTTATGAAGGCATTCCCAAAGGTTGTGGCCTTTGAATCTGGAGAAGCTTTTTCAAAGTATAAAACAATGACTACAATTTAAGAACCCTTGAAGTAGAGCTTCATATCTTATTTTAAAAAGAAAGACTTGATAATGGATTTTCTGCAGGAACTCCCTGAACAAATATTTCGAGATATATTATTGAGAGTGCCATATAAATCTCAGCGAAagattaaggagttgttggaaccTGCTAAAGAAATGATGGAATGTTCTCAATTTTATCAAGATAAAATTAAGTTTGGGCTGGCTAAAAAATATGTATGCTTGCTCGAGGAAGCTGCGATAACTATatatgatccagttgatcaatccAGTATAATGCGCAGTTGTATTCCCACTGGTTTTCATCTCGACAGGAAATCTCAGATTGTGTGTGCTAAACATAAGCTTGTTTTGTTGGGTTTGAAATTGAATCGAAATTATACTTCAACAATtttgatttatgatttattatCTAATACATGGAAACAAGGGGATCAAATTCCAACTGTGACAAATAGTTTTGCATGTTGTGCCTCACCTGAGGGATCAATTTACGTTGCCGGAGGGTATGTAGGAGTGTATGCCGATTTTAGTTCTCCATCACGTAAAGCAGCAGTATATAAAGTAGATGAAGATGAGTGGGAGCTTCTTCCTGACATGCACCATGAAATTAGCTATTGTGGGGCTGTTTTTTTTGAAGGAATGTTTTATGTCATTACTTGTACTGATAGAACTCAAAGATTTGATCCCAGCACAAGAGTATGGACAACAGTTAATTTGTCTTTTTACATTCCACGGTACGTATATGCTATGTTTGGACGGCTAATTGCGGTTACAGAAAAAAAAATAGAGCAATATGATTGGGAGGGAAATGTGTGGGGAGAATTGGAACTCCTCCCTCAAAAACTTAGGTATATTCAAGTCACAGTGTGGCGTGACCAAATTTTCTTGTGCGGAAATGAGACGACTCCCAAATTTTATATGTATAAGCCTGGAGCAGCTCTATCTCAGAGGTGGATTTCTCTCGATGAGCCGAAATTTTCAGTGTACGCGACAGTCAAATCTATTGTCACAATAGATATTTAATATATTGTATGTTATTTTCATGTATGAACCAAAACATAATATATGATATTGgctaaaaatctaaaaaaaattaggTTTCATATCAGAATTGATATaaaatcttttataaaaaataaaaaataaaaaaaataattcatcattttttcattcaagaaaaacaaaaattattatgaGTTTAAgagtatataaaaataaaaaagtttggATTTAAGAATAATCAATTTTATAATTTAAGTTTTCTATGCTTTGCATATAGTAAAATAGTGTTaatcatagaaatttcaatttATTAAGTGGAGAAACTTCCTATAATCGTATATATGGATGTTAGCCATCCTCTACACACTTTAATCTTCTAAAATGTAGGGAATTGATTTAAGTATTAAATAGGCAAGTTAATTATTCTTACCTATCTTCACATAAAATCAAACAAGCAAAACAATAAACACTTGTTTAACAAGGTCACATTGCTACGAAGTTCCTTCCATGCGTTGTTTATGCTCAATAATAAAGTTGGTGGATTCTTGATTATGCTTTACAAAATCTTAATTTTTAGAAATGTTTGTTGCTAGCAAGACATGAAATGATTCTAGTTGAATTGTTTGTAAGCTAAGATTGAAATACAAGATATATTTGATAATTTACTATTTAATTGAATTTCAATCAAGGTTTAATGATGGTTAACCTATatgtattgtgtgtgtgaaaagtgaaataagtctataagtcgtaagacacaacacttcaattaagtcattacatgtatggttagatagatataagcatgaataataaaaccataacaaatcgacccattgtcttttaaaagatgcgagtataagatttctctcatatttgtataagcaataccagtgactagactccaccaagatgaaggatttaatctctaTGAggatgagattaagctaaatggatccaagattatgctagatggatgaatagtaagcaatatggattcaagcaatcatgaaatacacaaaaagaaattaaactaagatgtaataatctcaaaaagaaagcacaatatattcaatgactttggagcaaaaagtgtataataacaaatctccagggtgttttgaatgagagctgaaggctgaatttatagagaatcacaagagagatcaagaaaaagtacaatttaggataattgaaataattgagaaatcaaatttaGTTAACCttaagatagattccaattatagtttaattgaaatgcattcagattataagtttgagtttgcattaaagataagaattaattaattcaatgcacttatgataaaaataggtgattctatgcaattctttgatttattcaaggaaagagtcttttcaatgcaactgaacttcttttctcaaaagctttgagttccaattttagagaacgattaaattcatttaattgcttttctaatttcaagttctcaatttagaagaaataaataatatctcaagtttgatttctctttcaattcaattcttttattttatttccaatttaactcttgctttgcaattaattcctcttttgtaataaactaATTCCTGTTCtgcatgattaatggcaaatttattaattaattaatatgcaaggaaatttaataaattaaaataggataattgatcaaaataattttcttggaatgatttaattaattaaataaatatttaattaatataaaataattcacttgtcatgtgacatttaatgatagaaaaattaattaattatgtgctcaagattgatttaattgcctttggttaggaccttggtgatgttgtcgaaattaggggcccatggtttaggtgaccatttttagggtattacatttgcccctctttgaagtaatGTGCAAGTAATGCGTTGGTTCTttgaatagttgatgtctaggagatactagttttgaacttgattgatcacgaaccagatgaagagcgaggtgtttatcttgatttgaagtgatgaagctaaacatagttgattaaagcaaaatcgatcccgaacttgattgaactaggaatgatagaaggAAAAGATACCatgcttgaacttgattgatcaagaagcggatcttaatgatctataacttgattgaactaggatcgatgaagagaaaagataccaaacttgaacttgactgatcaagaagcggatcttactgatctagaacttgattgaactagacacagtgagtgaagataaaattaatctTGAACTTGAtagatcaagacacgatgagcgaagataaactatccaacttgattttatgtgatgaaattgaacacctgcttagattgagtgtgtgatcaaatatactctttaaaattttgattgagtaaATGAAtgatcaacttgatgaaaagtgataaaACTGATTTACTTTAAGAGATTGATTCATATGAAGATGattattagcttgatttgaagtgttgaaactgatatgcccctagcaattcattcaattcaaatgatcgagagatctcaaattgatatgaagcgatgaagctgagatgccccttagcaataagaattttatttagttgaaaatattttttctcgacttttgagaaatatttgagaattttctagactttgaagatgtgaggtcatgaggtcatgagtatgcctctagggagcgaaatcgaaagatggtGAGGGTTCACAATTTTAGGCATTTTTTGACGATGATTTTTATTTGAGAACAAAGTGATACAGAGTAATATTTAaaatttttgtgatgatttatgagaAATTGAGCGCGAAGTTTATttatagaataaaattgagattcagcattgattacTGAGAAATTGagctcaatttgaagaaagaatgagcttttgatgaaaagtgctaagtggtccaaattttgtgaaattggaTAGAAAAATGATCTCGGATTTCTATTTCAATCTCGAAAATGGAATTAGAAtgagcaaattagctaagggtacaattttcatgtccattggagcaagttgaaaaattagggttttggctatataaggggtaaaagtgtcattttcaattcattttaaccctccaagtttgaaaattcaaaaagctttatgtgaagaaaaatggtggttccaacccaggagcatcgattcaagtgccatagatgacataatcgaccttggAACTATGAGCTAgcagtaagtgattgatcttaagccttttaatcatttcatttttgaatttttttgttgacttttttgaatttttagcaATGTAAAAGTTGGTCTTTGTCATTTTATCGTGTGAGATGGAATCCTATCTCGTATGAAAAACTgctataaactcttgtgtcatttAAGTTGATTAGTTTTGTCATCCCAAAtatacccttgtatcgtacgagaGTATGTTTAACAAACCATTTTGTCATCCTAGGGATTGTCTTGTGTTGTATTAGACTATTTTGTCATCCTATGCCCAATCCTAAATCGTACGAGTTACTGCCTCTATTGTGTTATGTCGTTTaagaaacaatgagcatttttgagggtgcaaacttgaaaatttgagTTTGCAATTGATTTTGTTGGATTTGCCTGATGTTTTAGTTCTCTTATAGCATGATTTGAAATGTTTTCTTATGATCTGctgtttgattcttgcaggttcgaCTACCTCACGTTCTTTTCAGATGTTTCTATCCACTGATCATGACATTAGTTCATGAGTTACTTGATATAGACAGAGAACATATTTATTTGTGAGGACTGACTCACCTTTTACAGATGCCAtatatctgtgtgaatcatgggatgctcactgcacttgtagagagattccattatgagcataacacgtttcattttctagttggggagatgactatcattctcgaggatgtatataggattctctagattccatttgttggggataaggtggattatgattcaacaCAATGTCCTGGCCTACTAGCTCTGAGGCAGGTATTCCATGATGAAGACATTTTGACACGAtctatcagttgggatgacatGATGGCCAAGTAGAGTGATCAATTTCCACTAGCATGCATCCTAGCAGGATTCATCAGTTGTTTTCTTATGCTAGACATGGGACAATAGGGTTTCTTATGTGGTtggggtaggatgctagagaggcttgtggagcactctcagagattaggatggggttcttgtattctggCACACATGTATCGTTACATGCATGAGATGGTTTACCAGGAGGGGAACTGTATGGATGCAAGGGTTTTGATATTATAGGTAcgggcctgggagcacctcctagtttgtAGACTAATTGTGAGTGATGCTAGAGATCCACAACAACCCATCGTATTTAGATACTCTAGATATGTTACTCAGGCCCACGTCGGCAAGACAGAGTATTGGAGATGGCAGCTAGAGGATCTTATAGTTGttatatggagaccttataggtgTCTTGAGCCTGGGGATGACTGGAGATATGTGTGCAAAGACCTATTTATGACTCGGCTTCTCATTGGCAGATTAGTGACACTGGTTGAGTGGTTTGTGgttactcgagtgatgaggtagtatggtagacctcaagggATCTCGCAAGAGTTTATTGCATACACACGTTATGCAGAGGAGGAGAGATGGGGATGGAGACCTAGGTTA from Cryptomeria japonica chromosome 3, Sugi_1.0, whole genome shotgun sequence harbors:
- the LOC131074423 gene encoding F-box/kelch-repeat protein At1g15670-like; this translates as MDFLQELPEQIFRDILLRVPYKSQRKIKELLEPAKEMMECSQFYQDKIKFGLAKKYVCLLEEAAITIYDPVDQSSIMRSCIPTGFHLDRKSQIVCAKHKLVLLGLKLNRNYTSTILIYDLLSNTWKQGDQIPTVTNSFACCASPEGSIYVAGGYVGVYADFSSPSRKAAVYKVDEDEWELLPDMHHEISYCGAVFFEGMFYVITCTDRTQRFDPSTRVWTTVNLSFYIPRYVYAMFGRLIAVTEKKIEQYDWEGNVWGELELLPQKLRYIQVTVWRDQIFLCGNETTPKFYMYKPGAALSQRWISLDEPKFSVYATVKSIVTIDI